The Sporolituus thermophilus DSM 23256 nucleotide sequence CATTAATCGCCTGACAGCTGGCGTCCAGTTCTTCCTCAGCGCAGGTAATTACAACTTGGCATACTTCGTTCGGGGTAAGTGTCGGGAAAGTAACACCTTGTGGTAAATTTATCCGGCATCTGCCGACAGGCGGATAGGGAATGTCTACGTTAACCACATGGGTGCAAATATGGGTGACCTCTTCAACGCAAATATCATGGCAGCAGCAATTGGGTCCAGGATGGTTCGGTACATTGCCTGGTACTGTCCTTCCAGTCGCAATATTGCAGGTCGCGTTTTGACCCTTGTTGCAGCACTCGCTGCAAGGACCATCGGTGTTACAAGGGCAATTTTCTTGCCTGAGACTGGCAAACTCAGGTACTTCTAATTTGTATTCTTCTATCATATATTTGCCTCCTTTTAATTATTACTCAGGTTAAGTTTAGCAAACGACTTTAATAGCTGGTTATCTCCCCCCTTCGAGGCGTAAATTTTATTTTGTTGGTACATAAAGGAGTTATTTTCTTAGTACATAATATGCTTATTGTCGCCAAAGGTGTGCGCTCCGGCAAAAAAAGCAGAGTTTTGTGGCCTTGTTGCTTGGTACATAAAGTGGTTAATTTCTTTAATACAGAATATGATTCTTGTAATAATAGTGTGTCGGCGCGTGAAATATAAAAAAGGGTTGGCCAAGGCGCGGTTTAATGTAAAAAAGCGAGCGCCGCCGGAGGCGCTCGCTTAAATTTCTGCTTGCAGACATAAGCTTAAATAGGATGAAAAAAAGGGGGGGGTTGTATGGCTACCCGGCAGCAGATAGATAAAGTGATAAAACATGGCGCATTGTGGCTTAAGGCGCAGCAAAATACCGATGGCAGTTATGGCAAGTGGGGAATCGGGTCAACCTGTTTAGCCGTAATGGCGCTACTTTTCAGTAATGTAGCAAAGCAAGACGCGGCGGTAAAACAGGCGATCGCTTACATCTTAAATTCAGCCCCAGCGGACGATAGCTATTTCCGTTCGTTGACGGTTATGGCGTTGGTCGCTAACGGGGAAAAAACACCGGATATTGTAAGCAGGGTACAGTCCGACACCGAGTGGCTGATACAGGCGCAGGGCCATAATCCGGACGAAATATTGTCCTATGGCGGCTGGGGTTTGACCGGTGTTGCCAACGCGGCCAACGGTTCCAGTACGCAATATGCGCTTTTGGCATTATATGCCGCCGCCGCGTGGGGGTTAGTGGCACCGCAGGAAACGTGGAGCAGGGCGGTCAAGTGGTATCAGCGAAACCATGATATTAATAATGACGGGAGCTACACGTATGGTTTGGGTGATTATTCCTGGTTTAATAGTGGCGGTATTCGACATAGCATGACGGCCGCGGCGCTGGCAGGTCTTAAAGCGATTAACGCGCTTGCGGCCAATCCGGATGACCTGGCGCAGGTTAAAAGTCTGGTTGGCCATGCGTTGGACTGGTTAAATACCAACTATATTATTGAGTTATCGCCAGGCATTCGTGATAGTTGGTATTATTATTATTTATACAGTATAGCAAGTAGTTGTGTTATCGAGCCGCCCATTATTTTCATCGGTACAAATGACTGGTATACCGATATGGCCGATACATTGGTAGCTCTGCAAAGACCTGATGGCCGTTGGACAAGTGAACTAGACAAAAAATCCACTGAAGTTGTTCATACCAGTTTTGCGTTGCTTGCGCTGGCGAAGGCCGACCTGCGCTCCGCAACATCAGGCAGTAATGGCCGGAATAAAAGTAGCTTAGCCAAAGAACCGCTGAAAAAACGCCAAATTCGTAAAGCTGGCTTTCCTGTAATCAAAACATTAGATACCTTTGATTTTAAACACTCGCCGCGGATTAACCGCCCCCTGGTTGAACAGCTTGGCGAGGGTGATTTTATTTCCCGTAAAGAGAATATTGTTTTGATCGGTAATCCGGGAACAGGAAAAACCCATCTGGCCATATCTTTAGGTTTGCTGGCTTGTGACCGGGGTTACAGGGTAAAATTCTATACTGCGGCAGAGTTGATACAGAAGCTTTTAGTAGCGCAAGAACAGCGCCGCTATGCAAAATTGGCGCAAATACTCGGCCAGATCGATTTATTAATTATTGACGAGCTGTCATACCTCACGCTGTCCCGGCCTAGCGCCGAACTATTATTTCAAGTTATCGCCGCGAGGTATGAGCGGGCAAGTCTTATTATCACCAGCAATCTCGAGTTCAGCCAGTGGACTGCGATTTTCGGCGACCCAATGTTGACCGCTGCGGTAGTTGATCGCCTGATCCATAAATCGTACGTCATTGATACCCATGGTCCATCTTATCGCTTGAAACACCGGCTCCAGCCGGATAGCGTGAAAGAGTGAATTTTGAAATCGTACGAAACATTCCTGTCATTATTTTGTCACATTTTACTGCTATGATGGGGACAAAACATGGAAGGGGATGGTATAAGTGAGAAAGTTGTCCATTTTAGTGATTGTCGTAGCTCTGCTAGTCTTGTCCGCCGGCGCGGCGCTGGCCAAAGACCGGTCTATCGAAGGCCGGCCTGATATGCTGGATCCGGGGCATATCCGGGGCTATTTTGTCTGGCGTGATGATGACGGCCTGCATCTGCGCACTACTACCCGCGGCCATGACCATGTGTTCAGCGGCGTCATCCGCACTGACGGGAAATTTGAAGATGTTGACGGCCGCCGTTTAGAACACGGTGACTATTACCGGCTCAGCCGCGACCGGGATACCATCACTTTCCGGTTCACTACGGCGGGAGGCCTGGACGGCTTTGATTTCCGCGTCGACGATGGCAAACGGCTGAACTTTGACCTGTTCATGGACGGTCACCGCATTGATGTCGACGAAATTTATATCGGTGAGCGCGGCTGGCATCCCCATCACAGCGAGTTTACACTTCACCGGCTCCACCGCGATTAGTTAGCGGAGCGATGTACGAAAATTAACTTTCCTGCCTGCAGGAAAGTTAATTTTTTGTCGCGAATAAAAATACAACAGAAATAGGCTGGTCTGAAGGCCGGCGATGGTTTATTAATTTTGTCAGGCGAATTGAATTGGCTACGAAGGTCATATCCCTTAACGAATAGGGGTACTTTCGTGGTTTTTTATTTTCCGGTAATTTTGGGCGTTGTAAGGAGAGTGAACGTAATGCATATGGCTGATGCGTTAATTTCCCCGGCGGTGGGGGGGATGATGTGGGCGACCACGGCAGGAGTGGCGGCCCATGCGGCGAAAAAGCTGCAGAAGGACTTAGACGACAGTAAAGTGCCGCTGATGGGCGTATTGGGCGCTTTTGTGTTTGCTGCCCAAATGGTAAATTTCGCGATCCCGGGGACCGGGTCGAGCGGGCATCTGGGCGGCGGCTTGCTGCTCGCCATCCTGCTGGGGCCGCACGCGGCGTTTTTGACCATGTCCTCAATCCTGACCATTCAGGCCCTGTTTTTCGCTGACGGTGGCCTGCTGGCCCTAGGCGCGAATATCTTCAATCTAGGTTTTTTCCCGTGCTATATTGCTTATCCGTTCATTTACAAGAAAATCGTCGGCGCAAATCCAGGCAAGGGGCGCCATGTCGCCGGGGCGATGGCCGCCGCGGTTATTGGTCTCCAGTTAGGAGCCTTTGCCGTGGTCTTGGAAACCGTTTTTTCGGGTATTTCGGCGCTGCCCTTTGCTTCCTTTGTCCTGTTAATGCAGCCGATTCATCTGGCGATTGGCCTTGTTGAAGGACTGATAACCACCGCGGTCATTTTATTCATTGCCAAGGAACGGCCGGAAATTTTGCAAAAGGCTGTCCGGGTCCAGCCGCTGAGCAACGTCTCCCTAAAACCGTTGCTAATCGCTATTTTGGCGGCGGCCGTGGTGACCGGCGGAATATTGTCCTGGTTTGCTTCCGCCGACCCGGATGGGTTGGAGTGGTCAATCCTCAAGGCTACCGGCCAGGAAGAATTGGCGGCTCCCCAGGGGACTATTCACAGCGTCCTTGCCGAGTGGCAGCAAAAAATCGCGGTGTTTCCCGATTATAACGTGAAGGAAGCCGGTAATGTCTCGGACAGCGCCAAGGTGGAGAGCTCCTGGCCGGCCGTTGACCGTGGCACCTCCCTGGCGGGGGTAGCCGGCTCGGTGTTGACGCTGCTGCTGGCGGCGCTGTTTGGCAAGGGACTGCAGTTGGCGGCGGGCAGGCGGAAGCAGGAGTGCTAGATGATTAACATTGAAAAGCGCTGGCTTGAGCTGCGGCATCTTGATGAACTGGCTGCCCAAGATTCCTTTATTCACCGGCTCCACCCTAGTGCCAAGCTGGTTACGGCTTTAGTGTTTGTCGTCACGGTCGCCTCTTTTCCTAAATACGCCATTGCCGGCCTGGCGCCAATGGTGTTTTACCCCGTTTTTGTAATGAGCCTTGGGAATATACCCCTTATTCTGCTGCTGAAAAGGCTGCTCCTCGCCCTTCCCTTCGTGGTGTTTATCGGCATCTTCAATCCGCTCTTTGACCAAACGCCGCTTGTCCAGGCCGGGCCGCTCGTCATCTCCGGCGGCTGGATTTCTTTTCTCTCTATTTTGCTCCGGTTTAGCCTGGCCGTGGCGGCCGTGCTGCTGCTAATCGCCACGACCGGCATCGACGCAATCGGGATGGCGCTGGCACAGCTGCGGCTGCCGCGCGTGTTTATTGTTCAGATTTTATTTATGTACCGGTACTTATACGTACTGACCGATGAATTTATCCGCATGCTGCGTGCCCACGCTTTACGCGCGCCGGCCGATAACGGCGTAGGTTATAAGGTCTGGGGGTCGCTGCTCGGGGTAGTGCTGCTGCGTACCCTTGACCGGGCCCAGCGCATTTATCAGGCCATGCTGTGCCGGGGCTTCGATGGGAAATTTCGCGGCCTGCGGTCACGCCCCCTGCGGCTGGGGGACCTTGTTTTCCTTGGCGCTTGGATTATCTTTTTCCTGGCCGTTCGCTTGACGAATATTCCCTATCGGTTAGGCGTTTTGCTGACGGGAGGCAACTGATGAGTCATCACATCGTGGAAGTAAAAGATCTCGAATACTCTTATCCGGATAACACGCCGGCGCTGCACGGCATCACTTTCAAAATCGTCCACGGCGAAGCAGTCGCCGTCGTTGGCGCGAACGGCGCCGGCAAGTCAACACTCTTGTTGCACCTGGCGGGGGTGCTGGCGCCAACCCAAGGGACGGTGCGGATTGGCGATTATCCGGTGAATAAAGAAACCCTGAAGTTTATCCGCCGCAGTGTCGGCCTGGTTTTTCAAAACGCCGACGACCAACTGTTTATGCCAACGGTATACGATGACGTTGCCTTCGGGCCGCTAAACCTGGGACTGGAACCTGCGGAAGTTCAGCGCCGGGTCATTGCCGCACTGCAAACGGTTGGCGCCGTGGAACTTAAAGACCGCCCGGCCTATAAATTGTCAGGCGGCCAGAAACGGGCGGTGGCGATCGCGACCGTCCTGGCCATGCAGCCTGATATCCTGGTGATGGACGAGCCCAGCGCCGGCCTCGATCCCCTGGCCAGACGGCAGCTCATCAATCTTCTCAAGTCGTTTTACCATACGAAAATTATCGCTACCCACGACTTGGATCTGGTGCTGGACTTGTGCGAACGGACAATCGTACTAAGTGAAGGCAAGGTCATTGCCGACGGCCCCACGCTGGAAGTGTTCAATGATGAGGCGTTACTCGCGCGCAGTCATTTGGAAAAGCCGCTGCGGCTGCAAGGCTGTCCGGTCTGTGGAAAAAAGACGTAAAGGAACGGTACAAGGCCCGCACCGGCGGGCCTTTTGCATGGGCGGCGGATCGTTTTGCTTAGGAAGATTGTGTAGTAAAGTTAATTGTTAGCCTGGTAAGCGGGGAATAGTAATCAGAAAAACAAACGGAAAAGGTGGGCGTATGAAACACGTAATTGTGATAGGTGGCGGGGCGGCCGGCCTAATGGCGGCCGTTAGCGCGGCGGGGGGCGGCGCCAGGGTGACGGTGCTGGAAAAGATGCCGTCGGTAGGCCGGAAATTATTGCTTACCGGCAACGGCCGCTGCAATGTTACCAATAGCGGCGATGTCCAGACCCATATCAAAAACATGCCGGGCAACGGCGCTTTTTTGCATAGCGCCTTACGGGCCTTTGGCAGCCACGATTTAATCGACTTTTTGGCTCGCCAGGGCGTTCCCACCAAGGTGGAACGGGGCGGACGGGTATTTCCGGCCAGCGATAAGGCGGCCGATGTGGTTAATGCCTTTTTAACCGCCTTGCGCGCGTTGGACGCTATCCTGCTGACGGGCCAAGCAGTAAAAGAGCTCATTATCGAAGACGGTGCGGCCGCAGGCGTTGTTACCCGTGACGGCCGACGGTATGACGCCGCCGCCGTCATCGTGGCGACAGGCGGGGCGTCCTATCCCGGCACCGGGTCGACGGGGGATGGCTATGCCATGGCCAAGCAGGCGGGCCATACGATTATTCCGCTCAGGCCTTCACTCGTCCCGCTGGAAGTGGCGGAAGAATGGATCGGCGAGTTGCAGGGTTTGGCGCTGAAAAATGTCAGCGCTACTGTCCTCCGCGGCGAAGCCAAGGTGGCCGAGGCAGAGGGCGAAATGCTCTT carries:
- a CDS encoding energy-coupling factor ABC transporter ATP-binding protein, encoding MSHHIVEVKDLEYSYPDNTPALHGITFKIVHGEAVAVVGANGAGKSTLLLHLAGVLAPTQGTVRIGDYPVNKETLKFIRRSVGLVFQNADDQLFMPTVYDDVAFGPLNLGLEPAEVQRRVIAALQTVGAVELKDRPAYKLSGGQKRAVAIATVLAMQPDILVMDEPSAGLDPLARRQLINLLKSFYHTKIIATHDLDLVLDLCERTIVLSEGKVIADGPTLEVFNDEALLARSHLEKPLRLQGCPVCGKKT
- the cbiQ gene encoding cobalt ECF transporter T component CbiQ, with translation MINIEKRWLELRHLDELAAQDSFIHRLHPSAKLVTALVFVVTVASFPKYAIAGLAPMVFYPVFVMSLGNIPLILLLKRLLLALPFVVFIGIFNPLFDQTPLVQAGPLVISGGWISFLSILLRFSLAVAAVLLLIATTGIDAIGMALAQLRLPRVFIVQILFMYRYLYVLTDEFIRMLRAHALRAPADNGVGYKVWGSLLGVVLLRTLDRAQRIYQAMLCRGFDGKFRGLRSRPLRLGDLVFLGAWIIFFLAVRLTNIPYRLGVLLTGGN
- a CDS encoding NAD(P)/FAD-dependent oxidoreductase codes for the protein MKHVIVIGGGAAGLMAAVSAAGGGARVTVLEKMPSVGRKLLLTGNGRCNVTNSGDVQTHIKNMPGNGAFLHSALRAFGSHDLIDFLARQGVPTKVERGGRVFPASDKAADVVNAFLTALRALDAILLTGQAVKELIIEDGAAAGVVTRDGRRYDAAAVIVATGGASYPGTGSTGDGYAMAKQAGHTIIPLRPSLVPLEVAEEWIGELQGLALKNVSATVLRGEAKVAEAEGEMLFTHFGLSGPLILSLSNTVSALLAQGEGEVFVAINLMSALAPEEVDKRLQRQFANCRRKQIKNALADLLPARLVNVVIDLAFLDPEKPVHQTTKNERARLANAITGLTFTIKGTRPLAEAMVTAGGVSTKEINPKTMESKLVKGLYFAGEVIDIDGYTGGFNLQAAFSTGYVAGRHAARQD
- a CDS encoding energy-coupling factor ABC transporter permease; protein product: MVFYFPVILGVVRRVNVMHMADALISPAVGGMMWATTAGVAAHAAKKLQKDLDDSKVPLMGVLGAFVFAAQMVNFAIPGTGSSGHLGGGLLLAILLGPHAAFLTMSSILTIQALFFADGGLLALGANIFNLGFFPCYIAYPFIYKKIVGANPGKGRHVAGAMAAAVIGLQLGAFAVVLETVFSGISALPFASFVLLMQPIHLAIGLVEGLITTAVILFIAKERPEILQKAVRVQPLSNVSLKPLLIAILAAAVVTGGILSWFASADPDGLEWSILKATGQEELAAPQGTIHSVLAEWQQKIAVFPDYNVKEAGNVSDSAKVESSWPAVDRGTSLAGVAGSVLTLLLAALFGKGLQLAAGRRKQEC
- the istB gene encoding IS21-like element helper ATPase IstB codes for the protein MATRQQIDKVIKHGALWLKAQQNTDGSYGKWGIGSTCLAVMALLFSNVAKQDAAVKQAIAYILNSAPADDSYFRSLTVMALVANGEKTPDIVSRVQSDTEWLIQAQGHNPDEILSYGGWGLTGVANAANGSSTQYALLALYAAAAWGLVAPQETWSRAVKWYQRNHDINNDGSYTYGLGDYSWFNSGGIRHSMTAAALAGLKAINALAANPDDLAQVKSLVGHALDWLNTNYIIELSPGIRDSWYYYYLYSIASSCVIEPPIIFIGTNDWYTDMADTLVALQRPDGRWTSELDKKSTEVVHTSFALLALAKADLRSATSGSNGRNKSSLAKEPLKKRQIRKAGFPVIKTLDTFDFKHSPRINRPLVEQLGEGDFISRKENIVLIGNPGTGKTHLAISLGLLACDRGYRVKFYTAAELIQKLLVAQEQRRYAKLAQILGQIDLLIIDELSYLTLSRPSAELLFQVIAARYERASLIITSNLEFSQWTAIFGDPMLTAAVVDRLIHKSYVIDTHGPSYRLKHRLQPDSVKE